A section of the Virgibacillus sp. NKC19-3 genome encodes:
- a CDS encoding BtrH N-terminal domain-containing protein produces the protein MDKNEELYLACYQTLLIYYLKKKVNVNLPIDLIYCTALETTSRIYKGSFIDKKSRFDYENQMKLENLEKLNINLKVSKCSNFKDLKYKMLELLNKRIETFIYVDEYYLPYSLQYKKLHTNHSQMVFDYEEGRDGSIIFHTVDNVGATIKQQKCAEEYLKMGFESVDKKFIIHFEVNESSLELDKFFFLRQIKNTVMNYEDNYEIFYDFIGSSERKFEKLQTQTETLSFYSHTFGLISGSRYCFLKAIKSLNFYNQKIDSYLTRYYQEAKVLMFLFGKAVFSSKLNIDNVKEKCEYLLELDKKLIMELKNVLEL, from the coding sequence ATGGATAAAAATGAAGAACTGTATCTGGCTTGCTATCAAACTCTATTAATTTATTATTTAAAGAAAAAAGTAAATGTTAATTTACCTATTGATTTAATATACTGCACAGCACTAGAAACAACAAGTAGAATTTATAAAGGTAGCTTTATAGATAAAAAATCAAGATTTGACTATGAAAATCAAATGAAATTAGAGAATTTAGAGAAGCTAAATATTAATTTGAAAGTTAGTAAATGTTCTAATTTTAAAGACTTAAAATATAAAATGCTTGAATTACTTAACAAGAGAATAGAAACATTTATATATGTTGATGAATATTACCTCCCTTACTCGTTACAATATAAGAAGCTTCATACTAATCATAGCCAGATGGTTTTTGATTATGAAGAGGGAAGAGATGGAAGTATAATATTCCATACGGTTGATAATGTAGGGGCAACTATTAAACAACAAAAATGTGCAGAAGAGTATCTCAAAATGGGGTTTGAGTCAGTTGATAAAAAATTTATTATTCATTTTGAAGTAAATGAAAGTTCTTTAGAATTAGATAAATTTTTTTTTCTAAGACAAATTAAGAATACGGTTATGAACTATGAAGATAATTACGAGATTTTTTATGATTTTATAGGTAGTTCTGAAAGAAAATTCGAGAAATTACAAACGCAAACTGAAACTTTATCATTTTATTCTCATACCTTTGGTTTGATTTCTGGATCTAGGTATTGTTTCTTAAAGGCAATAAAATCTCTGAATTTTTATAATCAAAAAATTGATTCTTATCTAACAAGATATTACCAAGAAGCAAAGGTATTGATGTTTTTATTTGGAAAAGCAGTCTTTTCATCTAAGTTAAATATTGATAATGTGAAAGAAAAATGTGAATATTTGTTGGAATTAGATAAGAAGCTAATTATGGAACTCAAAAACGTTCTTGAACTATAA
- a CDS encoding 4'-phosphopantetheinyl transferase family protein, with translation MKVYSVKIENLEYNICDALPFLSEERKYRIKKMRQTSDQIRSIVAETMIRLLIMREYNIKNKKIRLSFNDYGKPFLEGVPNFNFNLSHSGSYILCSTSKHPVGIDVEKVNHINLDVAKHFFTKEEIAFINKADTGIRVERFYSIWTAKESYIKFLGRGLSVPLTSFGIKIDNNSISISNEEFNQKKHFPCYFKSYDKFDKYKVTLCSKSHNQPDAIYEIEYNKLFEEFMKLVYRN, from the coding sequence GTGAAAGTATATTCAGTTAAAATTGAAAATCTCGAATATAATATATGTGATGCTTTACCTTTTCTTTCAGAGGAAAGAAAGTATCGAATTAAAAAAATGAGACAGACATCAGATCAAATTAGAAGTATTGTAGCTGAAACAATGATAAGATTACTTATCATGCGAGAATATAACATAAAAAACAAAAAAATTCGTTTAAGTTTTAACGATTATGGAAAACCCTTTTTAGAGGGTGTACCCAATTTTAATTTTAATTTATCTCATTCTGGTAGTTATATTCTTTGCTCTACATCAAAGCATCCAGTAGGCATTGATGTTGAAAAAGTTAATCATATAAATTTAGATGTAGCAAAACATTTTTTTACTAAGGAGGAAATTGCTTTTATAAATAAAGCTGATACTGGAATTAGAGTAGAACGGTTCTATTCAATATGGACAGCAAAAGAGAGTTATATTAAATTTTTGGGAAGGGGATTGTCAGTACCATTAACTTCTTTTGGGATAAAAATTGATAATAATTCAATAAGCATATCTAATGAAGAGTTCAATCAAAAAAAACATTTTCCGTGCTATTTTAAATCATACGATAAATTTGATAAATACAAGGTCACGTTATGTTCAAAAAGTCATAATCAGCCTGATGCTATTTATGAAATTGAGTATAACAAATTATTTGAAGAGTTTATGAAGTTAGTTTATAGAAATTAA
- a CDS encoding acyl carrier protein, producing the protein MESQELENRVRLIVKTCLNANEDFNSISIKDNLVDLGLDSIQGIKLLVLIEEQFEIEFFDEEYNLDYFKDIDSIITMVKKHISYYS; encoded by the coding sequence ATGGAAAGTCAAGAATTAGAAAATAGAGTAAGGTTAATAGTTAAAACCTGCTTAAATGCTAATGAAGATTTCAATAGCATTTCTATTAAAGACAATTTAGTTGATTTAGGTCTAGACTCAATCCAGGGAATAAAATTATTAGTATTAATTGAAGAGCAATTTGAAATAGAATTTTTTGATGAAGAATATAACTTAGATTATTTTAAAGATATTGATTCAATTATTACGATGGTTAAAAAGCATATAAGTTATTATTCTTGA
- a CDS encoding acyl carrier protein produces the protein MIRVNDLEERIREILANVSDDSINAQNINLDENLFEAGFDSIMAIKVIVKIEELFDIQFDDTELSFENIESINSMISMIYKKIKH, from the coding sequence TTGATAAGAGTAAATGATTTAGAGGAAAGAATTCGAGAAATTTTAGCAAACGTTTCTGACGATAGTATTAATGCCCAAAATATCAATTTAGATGAGAATCTTTTTGAAGCAGGATTTGATTCAATTATGGCTATAAAGGTAATTGTAAAAATAGAAGAATTATTTGATATTCAGTTTGATGACACTGAACTATCATTTGAAAATATTGAATCAATAAATTCAATGATAAGTATGATTTATAAGAAGATTAAACATTGA
- a CDS encoding non-ribosomal peptide synthetase — protein sequence MSFEIQNQLEPYTSSDKEFWIESLHSEIHPCSIIEDHNENGSRIPKYDKVSFSLDQKLSKRISDLSVKNDLSLFLVLLANTKILFNKYNLLKEIAIGVPSYKSSNSVIEGNIYPIISQINDEDTFKDLLIQIRENVLKAYKRQNVLMDEVLDHLGDKRANFFNVTVSLKSIHKSYEINQYSSDFVICFNKISQEEIKCDFKYNKRLYNYNTIKRLIDHLKKILDQSLNNINIAISDFKLITNSEKELIIRNNNKNQKKLIDEKTTYEIFNDIAKKNPSKTVVVHNNLRITYGELNKKVDLITSNLLNLNVKKGEFIGVFLERGIDFLASILAILKVNCIFVPLDPANPDERIRYMIDDSDITKIISNTSNYEQQRSLFPLNVILTDSLATNFLGNLNKLDVNYSIHNPMYIIYTSGTTGKPKGVIIRHDGALNHIYAEVDKLDLRKSFNFAQTAPLSSDISIWQFIGPVLFGGKTVIVDKEKLLNPKEFISIIREEKVSIVELVPSVLKIINDYIKDYPSEKELGFNLEWMMVTGETVRVDLINDWLSYFPDIKVVNAYGPAEASDDIAQYIITSSLKKGTLRIPIGKPIHNISIYILDQNLEIVPYGVPGEICVSGVGVGNGYINNQKSKESFIPNHIDSNGSVLYRTGDLGRLMDDGNIEYLGRIDNQVKINGHRIELEEIEILLSEHSLIKNSVVSIKRMGDKNILVAYYVIEEKKQSDSQDKLSLFREFLSEKLPSYLIPSKFIEIENIPTSNNGKINRLALPDPYEESVSFQPETNTVMYNLLKIWKSLLQQDIINLNDNFYELGGDSIIAIQIVARAKKEGIIISPQQIMYSHPTIFELSKIAKLEQENNQKTTIKRQVYSPITPIQSWFFKQDFNNRNDFNHHIFLELRCDLSKEILMQSIENLMNMHESLKYKFRIEGKEWIQYIDQNPEVPLAFFDISKLKIDKQDAFIESKINEINNEIDIEKGPIFSVVYFYRGSNSFGSLVFIVHHLVVDGISWRIILDDFHSIIDNSIRNYKEVYKNYSISYIEWANSLKEYADSIEVKEHLDFWKEDGNEYSDLFSIENLKDNSKANWSSYLLKIDEYVTELLLNVLSNKLNTNANELLICILANSLSMVTNKLNLTIDIEGHGRDTQKNENIFNSVGWFTSLFPLSLSLPNEDFSVDYFHKVNGKVKKTISKGMTFGLLKYLNKDVDVQKIINDETRSQVRFNYMGQFDSNVDNYIWFLPFKVNTSNVYSNWNSNPYLIDINSSILNNTLMINFNYTKPIRKDFIVKLAKRLKENIKILEKEVQNLNKSKNITNFPGINIKQEQLSNILKLKSNQKVEEIYYLSPMQKSVLFHNIFSAKDGANSQQISWDFIGPVDIESFKRSWQYVINRHSILRTSFYWRGLKDPLQVVSESLSLSFRDFDWSHYTDEEQKDLYHDLIIKEKNEGFNPTHLPLVRFYLIKTSSTSLKFVWSYWSSLFDNWSWTIILKEVFEKYKALEGLNEYETRTAPRFSQYIEFINKQEDKTSDYWKKELADYKGMVPSLSKLKINKKVPLNIQSLGFDLSKDLSNQLYRKCREYKVTISSFFQAVWSMFLYRKTDENDLLYGVLSSGRPSNLEGIENMVGLFVNILPVRLRITNDSSVFEIANQIQEKHINGKGYEHASMQLISKWAEIPMNLLQRIIRERSIVFITNPSIENMDSVSNMNLPYKDFKNNFQIDVPLRVFVSLGEFISFNVKYDKFLYDESTIEEIISYFKSYLECTLSL from the coding sequence TTGTCTTTTGAAATTCAAAATCAGTTAGAACCATATACAAGTAGTGATAAGGAATTTTGGATAGAATCCCTTCACTCAGAAATTCATCCATGTTCAATTATTGAGGATCATAATGAAAATGGTAGTAGGATACCAAAATACGATAAGGTTTCTTTTTCATTAGATCAAAAGCTTTCAAAAAGAATATCAGATTTATCCGTTAAAAATGATTTATCATTATTTTTAGTATTATTAGCTAATACTAAAATTCTATTCAATAAATATAATCTTTTAAAAGAAATAGCTATTGGAGTTCCAAGCTATAAATCAAGCAATTCGGTAATTGAAGGTAATATATATCCAATTATTTCTCAAATTAATGATGAAGATACATTTAAAGATTTGCTTATACAAATAAGAGAAAACGTCCTTAAAGCATACAAACGGCAAAATGTTTTGATGGATGAAGTTTTAGACCACTTAGGTGATAAGAGAGCTAACTTTTTTAATGTAACAGTTTCATTGAAAAGTATTCATAAAAGCTATGAAATTAATCAGTATTCTAGTGATTTTGTCATTTGTTTTAATAAAATTTCTCAAGAAGAAATCAAATGTGACTTTAAATATAATAAGAGACTGTATAATTACAATACTATTAAAAGATTGATAGATCATTTAAAAAAAATATTAGATCAATCCTTGAATAATATAAACATAGCTATCTCTGATTTTAAGTTAATTACTAACAGCGAAAAGGAATTGATTATTCGTAATAACAATAAAAATCAGAAAAAATTAATAGATGAAAAAACGACATATGAAATTTTTAATGATATTGCAAAAAAAAACCCTTCAAAAACTGTGGTTGTGCATAATAATTTGAGGATAACGTATGGAGAACTTAATAAGAAAGTTGATCTCATTACTTCGAACCTATTAAACTTAAATGTTAAGAAAGGGGAATTCATTGGAGTATTTCTAGAAAGGGGTATAGACTTCCTTGCATCAATTTTAGCAATTTTAAAAGTGAATTGTATCTTTGTTCCACTTGATCCAGCAAATCCCGATGAAAGAATTAGATATATGATAGATGATAGTGATATTACTAAGATAATTTCAAACACATCAAATTATGAACAACAAAGGAGCTTATTCCCTTTAAATGTTATATTAACAGACTCTTTAGCGACCAATTTTCTTGGGAATTTAAACAAACTTGATGTAAATTATTCAATCCATAACCCTATGTACATAATTTATACATCGGGCACTACTGGAAAACCTAAAGGCGTTATTATCAGGCATGATGGTGCACTCAATCATATTTATGCAGAAGTAGATAAGTTAGACTTAAGAAAAAGCTTTAACTTTGCCCAAACTGCTCCATTATCTTCTGATATTTCAATTTGGCAATTTATAGGGCCAGTTCTATTCGGTGGTAAAACAGTAATTGTTGACAAGGAAAAATTACTTAACCCAAAGGAATTTATTAGTATTATTAGAGAGGAAAAAGTATCTATTGTTGAGCTGGTTCCAAGTGTTCTCAAAATTATTAATGATTATATTAAAGACTACCCAAGTGAAAAAGAATTAGGCTTTAATTTAGAGTGGATGATGGTCACTGGAGAAACAGTTAGAGTGGATTTAATAAATGATTGGTTGTCATATTTTCCTGATATTAAAGTAGTTAATGCTTATGGTCCTGCTGAGGCCTCTGATGATATTGCTCAATATATAATTACTAGTTCTTTAAAAAAAGGTACACTACGAATACCTATTGGAAAACCGATTCACAATATTAGTATATATATATTAGATCAAAACCTAGAAATAGTTCCGTATGGAGTCCCCGGTGAGATATGCGTTAGTGGTGTTGGTGTAGGTAATGGATATATTAATAATCAAAAAAGTAAAGAATCTTTTATACCTAATCACATTGATTCCAATGGGAGCGTGCTATATAGAACTGGTGATTTAGGAAGACTAATGGATGATGGTAACATAGAATACCTTGGAAGAATTGATAATCAAGTAAAAATAAATGGTCATAGAATAGAGCTGGAAGAAATTGAGATTTTGCTTTCAGAGCATTCTTTGATTAAAAACTCAGTTGTTTCTATAAAAAGAATGGGTGATAAGAATATTTTGGTGGCGTATTATGTTATTGAGGAAAAAAAGCAAAGTGATAGCCAAGATAAATTGTCGTTATTTAGAGAATTCTTATCAGAAAAACTTCCTTCTTATTTGATTCCATCAAAATTTATAGAGATTGAAAATATACCAACTTCAAATAATGGAAAAATAAACAGATTAGCATTACCAGATCCTTATGAAGAATCAGTCAGTTTTCAGCCAGAAACTAATACTGTTATGTACAATCTATTAAAAATATGGAAAAGTTTACTGCAACAAGACATAATCAATTTAAATGATAATTTTTATGAACTTGGTGGAGATTCAATAATTGCGATACAAATTGTAGCTAGGGCAAAAAAAGAGGGTATTATTATATCACCTCAACAGATTATGTATTCACATCCGACGATATTTGAATTGTCTAAAATAGCTAAACTAGAACAAGAAAATAACCAAAAAACCACTATAAAAAGACAGGTATATTCACCAATAACACCAATACAATCATGGTTTTTTAAGCAAGATTTTAATAATAGAAATGATTTTAATCATCATATTTTTTTAGAGCTTAGGTGTGACTTGTCTAAAGAAATTCTTATGCAATCTATTGAAAATCTTATGAACATGCATGAGAGTTTAAAATATAAGTTTAGGATAGAAGGCAAAGAATGGATACAATACATTGACCAGAATCCAGAAGTCCCTCTTGCTTTTTTCGATATTTCTAAATTAAAAATTGATAAACAAGATGCTTTCATTGAAAGCAAGATTAATGAAATAAATAATGAAATAGATATTGAAAAAGGACCAATATTTTCAGTCGTTTATTTTTATAGAGGAAGTAATAGTTTTGGTTCTTTAGTATTCATTGTTCACCATTTAGTGGTTGATGGTATTTCTTGGAGAATTATATTGGATGACTTTCATTCTATAATTGATAATAGTATTAGGAATTATAAAGAAGTTTATAAAAACTACTCTATATCATATATTGAATGGGCCAACAGCTTAAAAGAGTATGCAGATTCAATTGAAGTTAAAGAACATTTGGATTTCTGGAAAGAAGATGGAAACGAATATTCAGATTTATTTAGCATTGAAAATTTAAAAGATAATTCTAAGGCCAATTGGAGTTCTTATTTGTTAAAAATTGATGAATATGTAACTGAACTTCTGCTGAATGTTCTTTCAAATAAGCTTAATACAAATGCTAATGAGTTGTTAATTTGTATTTTAGCTAACAGTTTATCAATGGTTACAAATAAATTAAATCTAACTATAGATATTGAAGGACACGGTCGTGATACCCAAAAAAATGAAAACATATTTAATTCAGTGGGATGGTTCACCTCTTTATTTCCCTTAAGTTTAAGTTTGCCAAATGAAGATTTTTCAGTTGATTATTTTCATAAAGTCAATGGCAAAGTAAAAAAGACTATTTCTAAAGGAATGACGTTTGGCTTGCTAAAATATTTAAATAAGGATGTGGATGTTCAAAAAATTATAAATGATGAAACTAGATCACAAGTTAGGTTCAATTATATGGGGCAATTTGATAGCAATGTAGATAATTATATATGGTTTCTTCCTTTCAAAGTAAATACTAGTAATGTCTATTCAAATTGGAACTCTAATCCCTATTTGATTGATATAAACAGTTCTATTTTAAATAACACTTTGATGATTAACTTTAACTATACAAAGCCCATAAGAAAAGATTTTATTGTGAAATTAGCAAAAAGATTGAAAGAGAATATTAAAATATTGGAAAAGGAAGTGCAGAATCTAAATAAAAGTAAAAATATAACTAACTTCCCTGGTATCAACATTAAACAGGAACAATTAAGCAATATTTTAAAATTAAAAAGCAATCAAAAAGTGGAAGAAATATATTATTTGTCTCCCATGCAGAAATCAGTTTTATTTCACAATATTTTTTCAGCTAAAGATGGGGCAAACTCTCAACAGATAAGCTGGGATTTTATTGGCCCTGTTGATATAGAATCGTTTAAAAGGTCCTGGCAATATGTTATAAATAGACATAGCATTTTACGAACTTCTTTTTATTGGAGAGGGCTAAAAGATCCATTACAAGTTGTTAGTGAAAGTTTATCTCTTTCTTTTAGAGATTTTGATTGGTCGCATTATACAGATGAGGAGCAGAAAGATCTGTACCATGATCTAATTATCAAGGAAAAAAATGAAGGATTTAATCCTACTCATTTACCACTAGTAAGATTTTATTTGATAAAAACTTCATCAACATCTTTGAAATTTGTATGGAGCTATTGGAGTTCTTTATTTGATAATTGGAGTTGGACAATAATACTAAAAGAAGTCTTTGAAAAATATAAAGCTTTAGAAGGCTTAAATGAATATGAGACTCGTACAGCTCCTAGATTTTCTCAATATATAGAATTTATTAATAAACAAGAGGACAAAACATCTGATTATTGGAAAAAGGAGTTAGCTGATTATAAAGGAATGGTACCTTCATTATCAAAATTAAAAATTAATAAAAAGGTTCCCTTAAACATACAATCATTAGGTTTTGATCTTTCAAAAGACTTATCAAATCAACTTTATAGAAAATGTAGAGAATATAAAGTTACTATCAGTTCATTTTTCCAAGCTGTATGGAGTATGTTTTTATATAGAAAAACTGATGAAAATGATCTATTGTATGGTGTTCTTTCCTCTGGAAGGCCTAGTAACTTAGAAGGTATTGAAAATATGGTTGGTTTGTTTGTGAATATATTACCAGTTCGACTTAGAATTACAAATGATTCAAGTGTATTTGAAATTGCCAATCAGATACAAGAAAAACATATAAACGGTAAGGGTTACGAACACGCATCAATGCAGCTTATTTCAAAATGGGCAGAGATTCCTATGAATTTACTTCAAAGAATTATTAGAGAAAGATCTATTGTATTTATTACAAATCCAAGTATTGAAAATATGGATTCGGTCTCTAATATGAATCTGCCTTATAAAGATTTTAAAAATAATTTTCAAATTGATGTACCTCTAAGAGTTTTTGTATCTTTAGGTGAATTTATATCATTTAATGTAAAATATGACAAATTTCTATATGATGAATCGACAATTGAAGAAATAATTTCGTACTTTAAAAGTTATTTAGAATGTACACTAAGCTTATAG
- a CDS encoding HAD-IIIC family phosphatase, protein MGENTNSKDLLKILQSLENDKLNAIEKIHVAVITNVNLRPIFDIYLKHFLLQSKIDAEISFLDFDDFFVRIYSQQSKLFHHEYDYILVLPNNYTFNDHLFRIPYQLEDKKLVNEIELVKQNLQLFLQTIRNESDAIILWHLFEMPVNPIVLTNSNINNAPYHIIKDLNYFIEYELTKRNNSFVIDTNTLFHRFGSDFMYDKRQWHLSQLPYSKGGCRELTRYIASYIRIFIGKAKKCLVLDCDDLLWGGIVGEEGISNVHLSPFYPGSFYYEFQQEVLNFYNRGILIALCSKNNEPDVIDMLQNHPHMLIKEYHLAAHEINWDDKASNITKIAKKLNISLDSIIFMDDTELEIHQVRKLLPEVRAIHMPREKPHLFKDKLLEEYDLSNHSLTTEDINRTKMYQEEEKRQNDRSLKSKESVEDYLKSLEMKVEISMASEMNISRVAQLTQKTNQFNLTTIRCTEDDVKALCNNEHYDVIVIKLEDRFGNLGVIGTSFIRYGDDTAEIEQFILSCRALGRSIEKILLAYIIKRVKSKGLKQIIGKYRVSPKNQQTSLFYQKNGFQKIDIEGNYTNFHCELSNYANLEQWRNWIECRSLI, encoded by the coding sequence ATGGGTGAAAATACTAACAGTAAAGATTTGCTAAAAATTTTGCAGTCATTAGAAAATGATAAATTAAATGCCATAGAGAAAATTCATGTCGCAGTGATAACTAACGTAAACTTACGACCTATATTTGATATATATTTAAAGCATTTCCTTTTACAAAGTAAAATTGATGCGGAAATATCTTTCCTAGATTTTGATGATTTTTTTGTTAGAATATATAGTCAGCAAAGTAAACTTTTTCACCATGAATATGATTATATTCTTGTTTTACCAAATAATTATACGTTTAATGACCATTTATTTAGAATTCCTTATCAATTAGAAGATAAAAAGCTAGTTAATGAGATCGAATTAGTTAAGCAAAATTTACAATTATTCTTACAAACCATTAGGAACGAGTCAGATGCTATCATACTATGGCACCTTTTTGAAATGCCAGTTAATCCAATAGTATTAACAAATTCAAATATCAACAACGCACCTTATCATATAATAAAAGATTTAAATTATTTTATTGAATATGAGCTTACAAAAAGGAATAATTCTTTTGTAATTGATACCAATACTCTATTCCACCGTTTTGGTTCTGATTTTATGTATGATAAACGGCAATGGCATCTAAGTCAATTACCTTATAGTAAGGGGGGATGTAGAGAGCTAACTAGATACATTGCAAGTTATATAAGAATATTTATTGGGAAAGCTAAGAAATGCTTGGTACTAGATTGCGATGATTTATTATGGGGAGGGATTGTAGGAGAAGAGGGGATATCCAATGTTCACTTAAGCCCATTTTACCCTGGCTCCTTTTATTATGAATTTCAACAAGAAGTTTTAAATTTTTATAATAGAGGGATTTTGATAGCTCTTTGTAGTAAAAATAATGAACCTGACGTGATTGATATGTTACAAAATCACCCTCATATGCTAATTAAAGAATATCATTTGGCAGCGCATGAAATAAATTGGGATGATAAAGCATCGAATATTACAAAGATAGCAAAAAAGTTAAATATATCATTGGACAGTATAATTTTTATGGATGATACCGAATTGGAAATTCATCAGGTCAGAAAGCTTCTTCCAGAAGTAAGAGCTATACACATGCCCAGGGAAAAACCGCACTTATTTAAAGATAAGTTATTGGAAGAATATGATCTATCTAATCATTCATTGACTACTGAAGACATAAATCGAACGAAAATGTACCAAGAGGAAGAAAAGAGACAAAATGATAGATCTTTAAAAAGCAAAGAAAGTGTTGAGGACTATTTAAAATCTTTAGAAATGAAAGTAGAAATTTCTATGGCAAGTGAAATGAATATATCTAGAGTTGCCCAACTCACACAAAAAACTAACCAATTTAATTTAACAACTATTCGTTGTACTGAAGATGATGTGAAGGCACTTTGTAATAATGAACACTATGATGTTATTGTTATAAAATTGGAAGATCGATTTGGCAATTTGGGAGTTATAGGAACCTCTTTTATTCGTTACGGCGATGATACTGCGGAGATTGAGCAATTCATTTTATCTTGTCGAGCACTTGGTCGTTCTATTGAGAAAATTTTACTGGCGTATATAATTAAAAGGGTTAAAAGTAAAGGATTAAAGCAAATAATTGGGAAGTACAGAGTGTCACCTAAAAATCAGCAGACAAGTTTATTTTATCAGAAAAACGGATTTCAGAAAATAGACATTGAGGGCAACTATACTAATTTTCATTGTGAGCTATCAAATTATGCTAATCTGGAACAATGGAGAAATTGGATAGAGTGTCGTTCTTTGATATAG
- a CDS encoding condensation domain-containing protein — protein sequence MDINLIYEKINKLSEDKRNFFFQNLKKEALKYVEIANRNVDKNEVIPLSFIQEQIWFLEQFSDETEYNMSLGVKIKGTLNYDAISKSIFGIIQRHKILRTNFHINDTLSFPFQEVNEFDEDKVELVNVDLKRYGQEEVEMMISNLSNIKFNLSNDSLIKFYLLKTRTDEHILLLVTHHLLFDFGSIEIFIRQLTENYIRISENKPISQDGNKQYFDFVHNQRNELGEGFQEKINYWKDILKEPLPTINFPIRKFNNKSDSRKEFLIEKELLKNFKDFCMENNITVFVGLLSVFKLSLHLISKNRDIIVGVPMSNRNRKEFDNLIGCFIDTIVTRTQIEYKQSVNSFLKKLNSQHVNAITNSLPYRKILETVNPRRKENTFPIFQVMFNYLNSNNNTIKAPSELTIEPFVNLNNSAKFILSMDLIEGENEIFGSVEHSSSIDSTIAKNVASNFQYLVKAMVKSTDLNIGELIDERNSVSDMNKIMEEESLFSFD from the coding sequence GTGGATATTAATTTGATATATGAAAAGATTAATAAGTTATCAGAAGACAAACGAAATTTCTTTTTTCAGAATTTGAAAAAAGAAGCACTTAAGTATGTTGAGATAGCCAATAGAAACGTTGATAAAAATGAAGTAATCCCACTTTCTTTTATACAGGAACAAATATGGTTTTTAGAGCAGTTTAGTGATGAGACGGAATACAACATGTCACTTGGTGTTAAAATAAAAGGGACTTTAAATTATGATGCTATAAGTAAAAGTATTTTTGGGATAATTCAAAGACATAAAATTTTAAGAACAAATTTTCACATAAATGATACATTGAGCTTTCCTTTCCAAGAGGTTAATGAATTTGATGAAGATAAAGTTGAATTAGTCAATGTAGATTTAAAAAGATACGGTCAAGAAGAAGTAGAAATGATGATAAGTAATCTTTCGAATATTAAATTTAATTTATCAAATGATAGTTTAATTAAATTTTATCTTCTAAAAACAAGAACAGATGAACACATTTTACTACTAGTTACACACCATCTGCTATTCGATTTTGGATCAATTGAAATATTTATAAGGCAATTAACAGAAAACTATATTCGAATTTCTGAGAATAAACCTATTTCTCAAGATGGAAATAAACAGTACTTTGATTTCGTACACAATCAAAGAAATGAATTAGGTGAGGGTTTTCAAGAAAAGATTAATTATTGGAAAGATATCTTAAAAGAGCCACTTCCTACTATTAATTTTCCTATCAGGAAATTTAACAATAAAAGTGATTCTAGGAAAGAATTTTTAATAGAAAAGGAGCTGTTAAAGAATTTTAAAGATTTTTGTATGGAGAATAATATTACAGTGTTTGTTGGTCTTTTATCAGTATTTAAACTATCACTTCATCTTATATCAAAGAATAGGGATATTATAGTAGGTGTACCTATGTCCAATAGAAACCGTAAAGAATTTGACAATCTAATAGGATGCTTTATCGATACTATTGTAACAAGAACTCAGATAGAGTATAAACAGTCTGTTAATAGTTTCCTTAAGAAATTAAACAGTCAACACGTTAACGCAATTACAAATAGTTTACCCTATAGAAAGATATTAGAAACAGTTAACCCTAGAAGGAAAGAAAATACATTTCCAATTTTTCAAGTCATGTTTAATTATTTAAATAGCAACAATAATACGATTAAGGCTCCTTCAGAATTAACGATTGAACCTTTTGTTAATTTAAATAACTCCGCTAAATTTATTTTATCTATGGATTTAATAGAAGGGGAAAATGAAATATTTGGAAGTGTTGAGCATAGTTCTTCTATCGATTCTACAATAGCAAAAAATGTTGCATCAAATTTTCAGTATTTAGTAAAAGCAATGGTTAAGAGCACTGATCTCAATATTGGGGAGTTAATCGATGAAAGAAATAGTGTAAGTGACATGAATAAAATAATGGAAGAGGAATCGTTGTTTTCATTTGATTAG